The following coding sequences lie in one Primulina huaijiensis isolate GDHJ02 chromosome 2, ASM1229523v2, whole genome shotgun sequence genomic window:
- the LOC140971615 gene encoding uncharacterized protein isoform X1 has protein sequence MDLPPRCRRHPRYSNVPHHPRFVHHHLTPLAPPPLPPSPPRILLPPLLPPRHDGQLPFPSHFSSPPYLPILERSYLQELDPLRKPYLDRYHPPHQDNSPFRIIHDYSLRDLIIEDDIFLRGCNNSHAYDFPRTWDRELPYGATEGNSRISEMEQRRYSSCRVSVTDARDMWKDTNADARRWDNGSCELYFEREDDIRRWDCNINRGHELCLGRNIDSRRWECVISGGRELSFDRGDNRIRLDRGINDGISLQLESRQQKFLESNLGLHRFSGRLGREGSKKEFHRPRKMNRVQKKSALHRIQLGKRHRRRTRGKRILKNLSSSCLRGRDKENFECLETLAKDNQETEQSPVDLSISFKSNSIVAKANLAASSPVSKEEICLSSRNQKIRKINNMVDTGSANSSEVVMEQMLGFQSGVLCPQIELLENFNVSVNGNVTAYKAHSTEIVTEHMPGFQSGVLCPQIELLEKFNVSGNEKVTACKVNSSCHNFVENNASKDMHSHGLDNFRSGCRLGCRSKKKRRSRNKILHGTRLQLSVDGGEIGNFETSTISTYDASKLNTNSTLSRVDMSSLSCVFVNVLPEADLLPSLGSIASEKVDIGSDTNRPSFSDRKMKDTSLNNLSASLSLSVDASTECSAKDAYCASQMGTDEVTVHAGELCLANEKFCHGDGFGFKWHADSVELHVRKWGSISGLEKNLLDSKDLLTSLGAVRVVSIDEQPLQNGLVFENAFDEVPFKCPTSVQVEDITVLSRHHISNIPKVQEDKHLSEHHKSCASECENSLRKEVENVVYDMRSADINSKEFFLEPVAIPEIDGYCSSNSKDAKVSVAAAVADCSSVRLGTVTRSNFLSADHKGLVTEADISLVKTDNQSYKDGANLCNKSGCIEWDSESKIKRKRKKKARGTQMGISGSNATEPVDKSSSVDDDLANFLATYISSVKEADFPGAEDNSDVTFRLKEGPSVVPDSHLDAVEFSGDGSFSGNLKKRKVVSAKLDFSSCLVDDSIGNCLASDDLKLDQVRLRPSELNADQSKETLSAMHVSSTDGSENFSIPEMDDTLAYANNNLHLKDDLDFIRNTLSACAHTQSGDELVAPGFDTPSCISSPEDLLPHKDLRLESEMIFDGFQTSNMKPVSGHFTNFSLRNSVENATFGHLQTNTKVPPSLPPQKTDEVPSSRNKPTSAVPNIFSGHPAFNFHTSRKFPSNHFAKSRTWHRTDQSSINATGPTLRPCPLPQSHMPKTSRISQSSYVRKGNSLVRKPSSSGCTVAHTLSSSVNPTSPCMDYLKNNQVKADTPCTQRIGQVNSSESSQTMPLNHTGGSLRSASCHLVESLPVTNSLGSGGPAKTLYALKETVKSFEIPECQTGSGNNSDSLSILGKENLGKKISYVKRRSNQLIATSDPKDPSTSGLDKSLASLSDGYYKNSKNQLIRVYKGSRARKGDSMETLNLHRLGSQTILPKSSGKRQSSKGFAKTYKLSKFSLVLNLNGAQFSDKSSNSSGPFKVWPYLFPWRRATYRRSSLPTISQKLLLSSKRGAIYTRSTHGYSLRISKVLSVCGRSLKWSKSIERNSKKANEEATRAVVAAEKRKKEEKGVISFLSKSRNHVSRKSVLSVKPCPGERIFRVGSERYKMDPSRRSLRRITEEEEPSPSDVLQSEKNLKKSYLPKRLLIGNDEYVQIGTGNQLVRDPKKRTRVLASEKVRWSLRTARLRLARKRKYCQFFTRFGKCNKSDGKCPYVHDPSKIVVCTKFLNGSCTDSDCKLTHKVIPERMPDCSYFLKGSCSNENCPYRHVNVNPQSSICKRFLRGFCAYGNECRKKHTYVCPAFESTGICPQSSMCKLHHPKKKTEKKPVIEQKIVRGRYFDGGLIDVAECSMATGEKLSAIVEDDIVCEEGEYPDYISLDISNDGPEMTVL, from the exons ATGGATCTACCGCCGCGCTGCCGTCGGCATCCCAGGTACAGTAATGTTCCCCACCACCCTCGTTTTGTTCATCACCATCTTACGCCGCTTGCACCACCGCCGCTGCCCCCATCGCCACCGCGTATTCTTCTCCCGCCGCTGCTTCCACCGCGTCACGATGGGCAGCTCCCGTTCCCCTCACACTTTTCCTCTCCTCCATATCTCCCTATTCTGGAAAGATCCTATTTGCAGGAATTGGATCCGCTGAGAAAACCTTATCTTGATCGCTACCACCCTCCGCATCAAGACAACTCACCTTTTCGAATCATACATGATTATTCGCTGCGAGACTTAATCATAGAAGATGATATTTTTCTTCGGGGTTGTAATAATAGTCATGCCTATGATTTTCCCCGAACTTGGGACCGAGAATTGCCCTATGGTGCGACAGAAGGTAATTCTAGGATTTCTGAGATGGAGCAACGTAGATACAGTAGTTGTAGGGTTTCTGTAACAGATGCTCGTGACATGTGGAAGGACACGAACGCTGATGCTAGGAGGTGGGACAATGGGAGTTGTGAGTTGTACTTTGAGAGAGAAGATGATATTAGGAGATGGGACTGTAATATCAATAGGGGTCATGAGCTGTGCTTGGGCAGGAACATTGATTCTAGGAGATGGGAATGTGTTATCAGTGGAGGTCGTGAGTTGTCCTTTGACAGGGGTGACAATAGGATTAGGTTGGATCGTGGTATTAATGATGGGATTTCTTTACAGCTAGAAAGTAGACAGCAAAAATTTTTGGAGAGTAATTTGGGTTTGCATAGATTTAGTGGTAGGTTGGGGAGGGAGGGTAGTAAGAAAGAGTTTCATAGGCCTAGGAAGATGAATAGAGTGCAAAAAAAGAGTGCTTTGCACAGGATTCAATTAGGAAAAAGGCACAGAAGGCGCACTAGAGGTAagagaattttgaaaaatttgagtaGCAGTTGTTTGAGAGGGAGAGACAAAGAGAACTTTGAGTGCTTGGAAACATTAGCAAAGGATAACCAAGAGACAGAGCAGAGTCCAGTGGACCTTTCGATCTCATTTAAGTCAAATTCTATTGTGGCAAAGGCTAATTTAGCGGCATCCAGTCCAGTTTCTAAGGAGGAGATATGTTTGTCGTCCAGGAATCAGAAGATTAGAAAAATTAACAATATGGTTGATACAGGATCAGCCAACTCCAGCGAGGTTGTAATGGAACAAATGCTAGGCTTCCAATCTGGCGTGCTTTGTCCTCAAATAGAGCTGCTCGAAAACTTCAATGTTTCTGTAAATGGAAATGTGACTGCGTACAAGGCTCACTCCACCGAGATTGTAACGGAACACATGCCAGGATTCCAATCTGGTGTGCTTTGTCCTCAAATAGAGTTGCTTGAGAAGTTCAATGTTTCTGGAAATGAAAAGGTGACTGCGTGTAAGGTTAATAGCTCATGTCATAATTTTGTGGAGAACAATGCTTCGAAAGACATGCATTCACATGGTTTAGATAATTTTAGATCTGGCTGTAGACTTGGATGCAGATcaaagaaaaagagaagaagCAGAAATAAGATTTTGCATGGGACCAGGTTGCAGTTGTCTGTGGACGGTGGTGAAATTggtaattttgaaacttccacTATTAGTACATATGATGCATCAAAGCTAAACACAAATTCTACTCTTTCAAGAGTGGATATGTCTTCATTGTCTTGTGTGTTTGTTAATGTGTTACCTGAAGCAGATTTGTTACCTTCTTTAGGAAGTATAGCTTCAGAGAAAGTAGACATTGGCAGTGACACTAATAGACCCTCCTTTTCTGATCGAAAGATGAAAGACACCAGTTTAAACAATTTGTCTGCTTCTCTGTCCTTGTCTGTTGATGCAAGTACTGAGTGCTCTGCCAAGGATGCTTATTGTGCAAGCCAAATGGGAACTGATGAGGTCACGGTTCATGCAGGTGAATTATGCTTAGCTAATGAAAAGTTTTGTCATGGTGATGGTTTTGGATTCAAGTGGCATGCTGATAGTGTTGAGTTGCATGTACGAAAATGGGGTTCTATATCGGGTCTGGAGAAGAACTTGCTTGATTCTAAGGATCTATTGACTAGTTTGGGTGCTGTCAGGGTGGTTAGTATTGATGAGCAGCCTCTTCAGAATGGATTAGTGTTTGAAAATGCTTTTGATGAAGTACCTTTCAAATGTCCGACTTCAGTTCAAGTTGAAGATATTACTGTCTTGTCAAGACATCATATAAGTAATATCCCCAAGGTTCAGGAAGACAAACATCTTTCTGAACATCACAAATCTTGTGCTTCAGAGTGTGAAAACTCATTGCGCAAGGAGGTGGAAAATGTTGTTTATGATATGAGGTCTGCGGATATAAATTCAAAAGAATTCTTCCTGGAACCGGTCGCTATACCTGAAATTGACGGTTATTGTTCATCAAACTCAAAGGATGCAAAAGTTTCAGTGGCTGCTGCTGTTGCAGATTGTTCAAGCGTGAGGTTGGGCACTGTGACCAGGTCTAATTTTCTTTCAGCAGATCATAAAGGTTTGGTAACTGAAGCTGATATTTCTTTAGTAAAAACAGACAACCAATCATACAAAGATGGGGCCAATTTGTGCAATAAAAGTGGCTGTATTGAATGGGATTCTGAGTCCAAGATTAAGAGGAAAAGGAAGAAGAAAGCTAGAGGTACTCAAATGGGTATCTCTGGTTCAAATGCTACCGAGCCCGTTGATAAGAGTAGCTCTGTAGATGATGATCTTGCTAATTTTTTGGCAACATATATTTCATCTGTCAAAGAAGCAGACTTTCCCGGTGCTGAAGACAACTCTGACGTGACATTCAGATTAAAAGAAGGGCCCTCTGTAGTTCCAGATTCCCACCTGGATGCTGTTGAATTTTCTGGAGATGGCTCATTTTCTGGGAACTTAAAGAAGAGAAAAGTTGTCAGCGCAAAATTGGATTTTTCATCTTGTTTGGTTGATGATTCGATTGGAAATTGCCTTGCTAGTGATGACTTGAAACTTGATCAGGTGCGTCTTAGACCATCAGAACTGAATGCTGATCAAAGCAAAGAAACTCTTTCAGCCATGCACGTGTCAAGCACTGATGGTAGTGAAAACTTTTCTATTCCAGAGATGGATGACACTCTGGCTTATGCTAATAACAATCTTCATCTGAAGGATGACCTGGATTTCATTCGTAACACTTTGTCAGCATGTGCTCATACTCAATCTGGTGATGAACTGGTGGCACCTGGCTTTGATACGCCATCCTGCATCAGTTCTCCTGAAGATTTACTTCCTCATAAAGACTTACGTTTAGAAAGTGAAATGATTTTTGATGGATTTCAAACATCTAACATGAAGCCTGTGTCTGGGCATTTTACAAACTTTTCTCTTAGGAATTCTGTCGAGAATGCAACTTTTGGCCACTTACAAACTAATACTAAGGTCCCACCGTCATTACCACCTCAGAAAACCGATGAAGTGCCGTCAAGTAGAAACAAACCGACATCTGCTGTCCCTAACATTTTTTCTGGTCATCCTGCTTTTAATTTTCACACTTCAAGGAAATTCCCTTCTAATCATTTTGCAAAATCAAGGACATGGCATCGAACCGATCAATCCTCTATCAATGCTACTGGACCAACATTAAGGCCTTGTCCTCTTCCTCAAAGTCACATGCCAAAGACGTCAAGGATTTCTCAGAGTTCATATGTTCGTAAGGGTAATAGCCTAGTAAGAAAACCTTCATCATCTGGATGTACTGTAGCTCATACTCTGAGTTCCTCAGTTAATCCAACAAGTCCTTGTATGGATTATCTTAAAAACAACCAAGTCAAGGCTGATACTCCATGTACACAGAGAATAGGGCAGGTAAATAGTTCTGAAAGTTCTCAAACAATGCCCCTAAATCATACTGGAGGATCGTTGAGAAGTGCATCTTGCCACTTGGTAGAGTCTTTGCCTGTGACAAATTCCCTAGGAAGTGGTGGTCCTGCAAAAACTTTATATGCTTTAAAAGAGACTGTTAAGTCTTTTGAAATTCCTGAATGCCAAACTGGTTCAGGTAATAATTCAGACAGCCTGAGTATCCTTGGCAAAGAGAACCTGGGGAAGAAGATATCGTATGTCAAGCGAAGATCAAATCAATTGATTGCAACTTCTGATCCTAAAGATCCATCTACATCAGGCCTAGATAAGTCTCTAGCATCATTATCTGATGGCTACTACAAGAATAGTAAAAATCAGCTTATAAGAGTATATAAAGGAAGTCGTGCGAGAAAAGGAGATTCAATGGAAACTTTAAACTTGCACAGGCTTGGGTCTCAAACAATTTTACCTAAAAGTTCTGGCAAGCGACAGTCAAGTAAAG GTTTTGCCAAGACTTACAAATTGTCTAAATTTTCATTGGTGTTGAATCTAAATGGTGCTCAATTTTCAGACAAAAGTAGCAATTCATCAGGACCCTTCAAAGTGTGGCCATATTTGTTTCCGTGGAGAAGAGCTACATACAGGAGAAGTTCTTTGCCCACAATCAG CCAAAAATTGCTGCTATCAAGTAAAAGAGGTGCCATTTACACGAGATCAACTCATGGATATTCTCTCAGGATATCCAAGGTGTTGAGTGTTTGTGGCCGTAGTTTAAAATGGTCAAAATCAATTGAGAGGAACTCAAAGAAAGCTAATGAG GAAGCTACACGAGCAGTTGTGGCAGCTGAGAAgaggaaaaaagaagaaaagggaGTTATTTCCTTTCTTTCAAAGAGCAGAAATCATGTTTCTCGTAAGTCGGTTCTTAGTGTAAAGCCGTGTCCAG GGGAACGAATATTTCGTGTTGGTTCTGAGCGATACAAAATGGATCCATCTAGGAGGAGTCTTCGCAGGATTACAG AAGAGGAAGAACCATCACCTTCTGATGTTCTCCAATCTGagaagaatttaaaaaaatcttatctACCCAAGAGGTTACTTATTGGAAATGATGA ATATGTTCAAATTGGTACTGGTAACCAGCTGGTTAGAGATCCAAAGAAACGAACTCGTGTACTGGCGAGCGAGAAAGTTCGATGGAGTTTGCGTACTGCAAGATTGCGATTGGctagaaagagaaaatattgTCAGTTTTTTACTAGATTTGGAAAATGCAACAAGAGTGATGGAAAATGCCCTTATGTCCATGATCCCTCTAAGATTGTGGTCTGCACTAAATTTCTGAACGGTTCATGTACCGACAGTGATTGCAAATTAACTCACAAG GTTATTCCTGAGAGAATGCCAGATTGCTCTTACTTTCTGAAAG GATCATGCTCTAATGAAAATTGTCCCTATAGACATGTCAATGTGAATCCCCAATCCTCAATATGTAAAAGATTTCTCAGGGGTTTCTGTGCATATGGGAATGAG TGCCGGAAGAAACACACCTATGTCTGTCCTGCTTTTGAATCAACGGGTATCTGCCCCCAATCATCAATGTGCAAGCTTCACCATCCTAAAAAGAAGACAGAAAAGAAACCTGTAATCGAGCAAAAGATTGTGAGAGGTCGATACTTTGATGGAGGGCTCATTGATGTTGCTGAATGCAGTATGGCTACTGGTGAGAAGCTTTCTGCGATAGTTGAGGATGACATAGTTTGCGAAGAGGGGGAATACCCAGATTACATTAGCTTGGACATCAGCAATGATGGCCCCGAGATGACTGTATTATGA
- the LOC140971615 gene encoding uncharacterized protein isoform X5, with protein sequence MDLPPRCRRHPRYSNVPHHPRFVHHHLTPLAPPPLPPSPPRILLPPLLPPRHDGQLPFPSHFSSPPYLPILERSYLQELDPLRKPYLDRYHPPHQDNSPFRIIHDYSLRDLIIEDDIFLRGCNNSHAYDFPRTWDRELPYGATEGNSRISEMEQRRYSSCRVSVTDARDMWKDTNADARRWDNGSCELYFEREDDIRRWDCNINRGHELCLGRNIDSRRWECVISGGRELSFDRGDNRIRLDRGINDGISLQLESRQQKFLESNLGLHRFSGRLGREGSKKEFHRPRKMNRVQKKSALHRIQLGKRHRRRTRGKRILKNLSSSCLRGRDKENFECLETLAKDNQETEQSPVDLSISFKSNSIVAKANLAASSPVSKEEICLSSRNQKIRKINNMVDTGSANSSEVVMEQMLGFQSGVLCPQIELLENFNVSVNGNVTAYKAHSTEIVTEHMPGFQSGVLCPQIELLEKFNVSGNEKVTACKVNSSCHNFVENNASKDMHSHGLDNFRSGCRLGCRSKKKRRSRNKILHGTRLQLSVDGGEIGNFETSTISTYDASKLNTNSTLSRVDMSSLSCVFVNVLPEADLLPSLGSIASEKVDIGSDTNRPSFSDRKMKDTSLNNLSASLSLSVDASTECSAKDAYCASQMGTDEVTVHAGELCLANEKFCHGDGFGFKWHADSVELHVRKWGSISGLEKNLLDSKDLLTSLGAVRVVSIDEQPLQNGLVFENAFDEVPFKCPTSVQVEDITVLSRHHISNIPKVQEDKHLSEHHKSCASECENSLRKEVENVVYDMRSADINSKEFFLEPVAIPEIDGYCSSNSKDAKVSVAAAVADCSSVRLGTVTRSNFLSADHKGLVTEADISLVKTDNQSYKDGANLCNKSGCIEWDSESKIKRKRKKKARGTQMGISGSNATEPVDKSSSVDDDLANFLATYISSVKEADFPGAEDNSDVTFRLKEGPSVVPDSHLDAVEFSGDGSFSGNLKKRKVVSAKLDFSSCLVDDSIGNCLASDDLKLDQVRLRPSELNADQSKETLSAMHVSSTDGSENFSIPEMDDTLAYANNNLHLKDDLDFIRNTLSACAHTQSGDELVAPGFDTPSCISSPEDLLPHKDLRLESEMIFDGFQTSNMKPVSGHFTNFSLRNSVENATFGHLQTNTKVPPSLPPQKTDEVPSSRNKPTSAVPNIFSGHPAFNFHTSRKFPSNHFAKSRTWHRTDQSSINATGPTLRPCPLPQSHMPKTSRISQSSYVRKGNSLVRKPSSSGCTVAHTLSSSVNPTSPCMDYLKNNQVKADTPCTQRIGQVNSSESSQTMPLNHTGGSLRSASCHLVESLPVTNSLGSGGPAKTLYALKETVKSFEIPECQTGSGNNSDSLSILGKENLGKKISYVKRRSNQLIATSDPKDPSTSGLDKSLASLSDGYYKNSKNQLIRVYKGSRARKGDSMETLNLHRLGSQTILPKSSGKRQSSKGFAKTYKLSKFSLVLNLNGAQFSDKSSNSSGPFKVWPYLFPWRRATYRRSSLPTISQKLLLSSKRGAIYTRSTHGYSLRISKVLSVCGRSLKWSKSIERNSKKANEEATRAVVAAEKRKKEEKGVISFLSKSRNHVSRKSVLSVKPCPGERIFRVGSERYKMDPSRRSLRRITGVLLTQNTFVFCCFCS encoded by the exons ATGGATCTACCGCCGCGCTGCCGTCGGCATCCCAGGTACAGTAATGTTCCCCACCACCCTCGTTTTGTTCATCACCATCTTACGCCGCTTGCACCACCGCCGCTGCCCCCATCGCCACCGCGTATTCTTCTCCCGCCGCTGCTTCCACCGCGTCACGATGGGCAGCTCCCGTTCCCCTCACACTTTTCCTCTCCTCCATATCTCCCTATTCTGGAAAGATCCTATTTGCAGGAATTGGATCCGCTGAGAAAACCTTATCTTGATCGCTACCACCCTCCGCATCAAGACAACTCACCTTTTCGAATCATACATGATTATTCGCTGCGAGACTTAATCATAGAAGATGATATTTTTCTTCGGGGTTGTAATAATAGTCATGCCTATGATTTTCCCCGAACTTGGGACCGAGAATTGCCCTATGGTGCGACAGAAGGTAATTCTAGGATTTCTGAGATGGAGCAACGTAGATACAGTAGTTGTAGGGTTTCTGTAACAGATGCTCGTGACATGTGGAAGGACACGAACGCTGATGCTAGGAGGTGGGACAATGGGAGTTGTGAGTTGTACTTTGAGAGAGAAGATGATATTAGGAGATGGGACTGTAATATCAATAGGGGTCATGAGCTGTGCTTGGGCAGGAACATTGATTCTAGGAGATGGGAATGTGTTATCAGTGGAGGTCGTGAGTTGTCCTTTGACAGGGGTGACAATAGGATTAGGTTGGATCGTGGTATTAATGATGGGATTTCTTTACAGCTAGAAAGTAGACAGCAAAAATTTTTGGAGAGTAATTTGGGTTTGCATAGATTTAGTGGTAGGTTGGGGAGGGAGGGTAGTAAGAAAGAGTTTCATAGGCCTAGGAAGATGAATAGAGTGCAAAAAAAGAGTGCTTTGCACAGGATTCAATTAGGAAAAAGGCACAGAAGGCGCACTAGAGGTAagagaattttgaaaaatttgagtaGCAGTTGTTTGAGAGGGAGAGACAAAGAGAACTTTGAGTGCTTGGAAACATTAGCAAAGGATAACCAAGAGACAGAGCAGAGTCCAGTGGACCTTTCGATCTCATTTAAGTCAAATTCTATTGTGGCAAAGGCTAATTTAGCGGCATCCAGTCCAGTTTCTAAGGAGGAGATATGTTTGTCGTCCAGGAATCAGAAGATTAGAAAAATTAACAATATGGTTGATACAGGATCAGCCAACTCCAGCGAGGTTGTAATGGAACAAATGCTAGGCTTCCAATCTGGCGTGCTTTGTCCTCAAATAGAGCTGCTCGAAAACTTCAATGTTTCTGTAAATGGAAATGTGACTGCGTACAAGGCTCACTCCACCGAGATTGTAACGGAACACATGCCAGGATTCCAATCTGGTGTGCTTTGTCCTCAAATAGAGTTGCTTGAGAAGTTCAATGTTTCTGGAAATGAAAAGGTGACTGCGTGTAAGGTTAATAGCTCATGTCATAATTTTGTGGAGAACAATGCTTCGAAAGACATGCATTCACATGGTTTAGATAATTTTAGATCTGGCTGTAGACTTGGATGCAGATcaaagaaaaagagaagaagCAGAAATAAGATTTTGCATGGGACCAGGTTGCAGTTGTCTGTGGACGGTGGTGAAATTggtaattttgaaacttccacTATTAGTACATATGATGCATCAAAGCTAAACACAAATTCTACTCTTTCAAGAGTGGATATGTCTTCATTGTCTTGTGTGTTTGTTAATGTGTTACCTGAAGCAGATTTGTTACCTTCTTTAGGAAGTATAGCTTCAGAGAAAGTAGACATTGGCAGTGACACTAATAGACCCTCCTTTTCTGATCGAAAGATGAAAGACACCAGTTTAAACAATTTGTCTGCTTCTCTGTCCTTGTCTGTTGATGCAAGTACTGAGTGCTCTGCCAAGGATGCTTATTGTGCAAGCCAAATGGGAACTGATGAGGTCACGGTTCATGCAGGTGAATTATGCTTAGCTAATGAAAAGTTTTGTCATGGTGATGGTTTTGGATTCAAGTGGCATGCTGATAGTGTTGAGTTGCATGTACGAAAATGGGGTTCTATATCGGGTCTGGAGAAGAACTTGCTTGATTCTAAGGATCTATTGACTAGTTTGGGTGCTGTCAGGGTGGTTAGTATTGATGAGCAGCCTCTTCAGAATGGATTAGTGTTTGAAAATGCTTTTGATGAAGTACCTTTCAAATGTCCGACTTCAGTTCAAGTTGAAGATATTACTGTCTTGTCAAGACATCATATAAGTAATATCCCCAAGGTTCAGGAAGACAAACATCTTTCTGAACATCACAAATCTTGTGCTTCAGAGTGTGAAAACTCATTGCGCAAGGAGGTGGAAAATGTTGTTTATGATATGAGGTCTGCGGATATAAATTCAAAAGAATTCTTCCTGGAACCGGTCGCTATACCTGAAATTGACGGTTATTGTTCATCAAACTCAAAGGATGCAAAAGTTTCAGTGGCTGCTGCTGTTGCAGATTGTTCAAGCGTGAGGTTGGGCACTGTGACCAGGTCTAATTTTCTTTCAGCAGATCATAAAGGTTTGGTAACTGAAGCTGATATTTCTTTAGTAAAAACAGACAACCAATCATACAAAGATGGGGCCAATTTGTGCAATAAAAGTGGCTGTATTGAATGGGATTCTGAGTCCAAGATTAAGAGGAAAAGGAAGAAGAAAGCTAGAGGTACTCAAATGGGTATCTCTGGTTCAAATGCTACCGAGCCCGTTGATAAGAGTAGCTCTGTAGATGATGATCTTGCTAATTTTTTGGCAACATATATTTCATCTGTCAAAGAAGCAGACTTTCCCGGTGCTGAAGACAACTCTGACGTGACATTCAGATTAAAAGAAGGGCCCTCTGTAGTTCCAGATTCCCACCTGGATGCTGTTGAATTTTCTGGAGATGGCTCATTTTCTGGGAACTTAAAGAAGAGAAAAGTTGTCAGCGCAAAATTGGATTTTTCATCTTGTTTGGTTGATGATTCGATTGGAAATTGCCTTGCTAGTGATGACTTGAAACTTGATCAGGTGCGTCTTAGACCATCAGAACTGAATGCTGATCAAAGCAAAGAAACTCTTTCAGCCATGCACGTGTCAAGCACTGATGGTAGTGAAAACTTTTCTATTCCAGAGATGGATGACACTCTGGCTTATGCTAATAACAATCTTCATCTGAAGGATGACCTGGATTTCATTCGTAACACTTTGTCAGCATGTGCTCATACTCAATCTGGTGATGAACTGGTGGCACCTGGCTTTGATACGCCATCCTGCATCAGTTCTCCTGAAGATTTACTTCCTCATAAAGACTTACGTTTAGAAAGTGAAATGATTTTTGATGGATTTCAAACATCTAACATGAAGCCTGTGTCTGGGCATTTTACAAACTTTTCTCTTAGGAATTCTGTCGAGAATGCAACTTTTGGCCACTTACAAACTAATACTAAGGTCCCACCGTCATTACCACCTCAGAAAACCGATGAAGTGCCGTCAAGTAGAAACAAACCGACATCTGCTGTCCCTAACATTTTTTCTGGTCATCCTGCTTTTAATTTTCACACTTCAAGGAAATTCCCTTCTAATCATTTTGCAAAATCAAGGACATGGCATCGAACCGATCAATCCTCTATCAATGCTACTGGACCAACATTAAGGCCTTGTCCTCTTCCTCAAAGTCACATGCCAAAGACGTCAAGGATTTCTCAGAGTTCATATGTTCGTAAGGGTAATAGCCTAGTAAGAAAACCTTCATCATCTGGATGTACTGTAGCTCATACTCTGAGTTCCTCAGTTAATCCAACAAGTCCTTGTATGGATTATCTTAAAAACAACCAAGTCAAGGCTGATACTCCATGTACACAGAGAATAGGGCAGGTAAATAGTTCTGAAAGTTCTCAAACAATGCCCCTAAATCATACTGGAGGATCGTTGAGAAGTGCATCTTGCCACTTGGTAGAGTCTTTGCCTGTGACAAATTCCCTAGGAAGTGGTGGTCCTGCAAAAACTTTATATGCTTTAAAAGAGACTGTTAAGTCTTTTGAAATTCCTGAATGCCAAACTGGTTCAGGTAATAATTCAGACAGCCTGAGTATCCTTGGCAAAGAGAACCTGGGGAAGAAGATATCGTATGTCAAGCGAAGATCAAATCAATTGATTGCAACTTCTGATCCTAAAGATCCATCTACATCAGGCCTAGATAAGTCTCTAGCATCATTATCTGATGGCTACTACAAGAATAGTAAAAATCAGCTTATAAGAGTATATAAAGGAAGTCGTGCGAGAAAAGGAGATTCAATGGAAACTTTAAACTTGCACAGGCTTGGGTCTCAAACAATTTTACCTAAAAGTTCTGGCAAGCGACAGTCAAGTAAAG GTTTTGCCAAGACTTACAAATTGTCTAAATTTTCATTGGTGTTGAATCTAAATGGTGCTCAATTTTCAGACAAAAGTAGCAATTCATCAGGACCCTTCAAAGTGTGGCCATATTTGTTTCCGTGGAGAAGAGCTACATACAGGAGAAGTTCTTTGCCCACAATCAG CCAAAAATTGCTGCTATCAAGTAAAAGAGGTGCCATTTACACGAGATCAACTCATGGATATTCTCTCAGGATATCCAAGGTGTTGAGTGTTTGTGGCCGTAGTTTAAAATGGTCAAAATCAATTGAGAGGAACTCAAAGAAAGCTAATGAG GAAGCTACACGAGCAGTTGTGGCAGCTGAGAAgaggaaaaaagaagaaaagggaGTTATTTCCTTTCTTTCAAAGAGCAGAAATCATGTTTCTCGTAAGTCGGTTCTTAGTGTAAAGCCGTGTCCAG GGGAACGAATATTTCGTGTTGGTTCTGAGCGATACAAAATGGATCCATCTAGGAGGAGTCTTCGCAGGATTACAGGTGTTCTGTTGACACAGAACACTTTTGTGTTCTGTTGTTTTTGCTCGTAA